Proteins from a single region of Bdellovibrio bacteriovorus HD100:
- a CDS encoding KamA family radical SAM protein: protein MKFHFPRSPRPEHIAESDWNNWTWQLRHSLKTQDDFAQHFELSADEKAAFVGGKELFNVRTTPYYASLAKGDAGQSIRQILMPHRFEIEEGDQQMLDPLGERQNKAAPRLIHRYSDRVLFLITDICSVYCRFCTRKHFTGQEQAFIRNEEYEQALSYIRSHTGIREVILSGGDPLTVSDKQLDRVLGDLRAIEHVEIIRIGSRMPVVCPMRVTEDLVQILKKHKPVFLMSHFNHPDELTAEAVEALERLVDNGVPVMNQMVLLNGINNHPALVQALNRRLLFLRVKPYYMFQCDPSLGTDHLRTSVEDSLEIQKELWGHLSGLAMPNLSLDIPNGGGKTYLVPNFEVGQEGRTRHYVGWDGVKAEYVSPAPEKIRKPDASMYEAEWAHLKNSKSVCISH from the coding sequence ATGAAGTTTCATTTCCCGCGAAGCCCTAGGCCTGAACATATCGCCGAATCCGATTGGAATAATTGGACCTGGCAGCTTCGTCATTCCCTGAAAACCCAGGACGATTTCGCCCAGCATTTTGAATTAAGTGCGGATGAAAAGGCGGCGTTTGTGGGTGGGAAAGAACTCTTCAACGTGCGCACGACGCCTTATTATGCCAGTCTTGCCAAAGGTGATGCCGGGCAATCGATCCGTCAGATCCTGATGCCGCATCGATTTGAAATCGAAGAGGGGGATCAGCAGATGCTCGATCCTTTGGGCGAACGCCAGAACAAGGCAGCACCTCGTTTGATCCATCGCTATTCAGATCGTGTGTTGTTCCTGATCACGGATATCTGCAGCGTTTATTGCCGCTTCTGCACCCGCAAGCATTTCACCGGGCAAGAGCAGGCCTTTATCCGCAACGAAGAATACGAACAAGCACTTTCCTACATCCGGTCCCACACCGGGATTCGTGAGGTCATTCTGTCCGGCGGCGATCCGCTGACGGTCAGTGACAAACAACTGGATCGCGTGCTGGGTGACTTGCGTGCGATCGAACACGTCGAGATCATCCGCATTGGTTCCCGCATGCCGGTGGTGTGCCCGATGCGCGTGACGGAAGATCTTGTGCAGATTCTAAAAAAGCACAAGCCCGTGTTTTTGATGTCGCACTTTAATCATCCCGACGAGCTGACAGCCGAAGCTGTCGAGGCGCTGGAGCGTCTTGTGGACAATGGAGTGCCTGTGATGAATCAGATGGTGCTATTAAACGGCATCAATAATCATCCGGCATTGGTGCAGGCCTTGAACCGCCGCCTGTTGTTCCTGCGTGTGAAGCCTTACTACATGTTCCAGTGTGACCCATCTTTGGGGACTGATCATTTGCGCACCTCTGTGGAAGATTCCCTGGAAATTCAGAAAGAGCTGTGGGGTCACCTGTCCGGCCTTGCGATGCCGAATCTGTCTTTGGATATTCCCAATGGCGGGGGGAAAACTTATCTGGTGCCGAACTTTGAAGTCGGCCAGGAAGGCCGCACTCGTCACTATGTCGGTTGGGACGGAGTGAAGGCTGAATACGTCAGCCCTGCACCTGAAAAGATCCGCAAGCCTGATGCCTCGATGTACGAGGCCGAGTGGGCTCATCTGAAAAACAGCAAGTCGGTGTGCATCTCGCACTGA
- a CDS encoding MBL fold metallo-hydrolase, which translates to MEGVLRNFFSAGYRDPSQISRYIQSLEVPQVGGYGAATTCVEIQSPKGQLILDGGSGIRNLSERIMTGTTGRGKGPFHIFMTHFHWDHVIGLPFFTPNFIPGCEVHYYAVQPELEKLIRGIFQRPYFPVPFEALKAKIHFHVMEPRKPYQLEDMTITPYKLDHPDPCWGLKVECGGKAYAHCVDTEGTRITREELGEDLPLYQNVNLMYFDAQYTLPELAEKANWGHSAAQVGLDIAIREGIQKVLFAHHDPGARIEHVQELKRQTKEYFESRQRFASANQNSLPPVEWDFAHEGLEIVL; encoded by the coding sequence GTGGAAGGAGTTCTTAGAAACTTCTTCTCGGCCGGTTATCGCGATCCGTCCCAGATTTCCCGCTATATTCAAAGTTTGGAAGTACCCCAGGTGGGTGGCTATGGAGCTGCGACAACTTGCGTGGAAATTCAAAGCCCCAAAGGTCAGTTGATCCTTGATGGCGGCAGCGGCATTCGCAATTTAAGTGAGCGTATCATGACCGGCACCACGGGCCGTGGCAAAGGTCCTTTCCATATCTTTATGACCCATTTCCATTGGGATCATGTGATTGGTCTGCCCTTCTTTACTCCGAATTTTATCCCGGGCTGCGAAGTCCATTACTATGCTGTGCAGCCTGAACTGGAAAAGCTGATCCGTGGGATCTTCCAGCGTCCGTATTTCCCGGTTCCGTTTGAAGCTTTGAAAGCCAAAATTCACTTCCATGTTATGGAACCCCGCAAGCCTTATCAGCTGGAGGACATGACCATCACCCCCTACAAGCTGGATCATCCGGATCCGTGCTGGGGCCTGAAAGTGGAGTGTGGCGGTAAGGCTTACGCTCACTGTGTGGATACTGAGGGCACTCGTATCACCCGCGAAGAGCTGGGTGAAGACCTGCCGCTGTATCAAAACGTGAACCTGATGTACTTCGATGCGCAATACACGCTGCCGGAGCTGGCGGAAAAAGCCAATTGGGGCCACAGTGCCGCGCAAGTCGGGCTGGATATCGCCATTCGTGAGGGCATTCAAAAAGTTTTGTTTGCCCACCATGATCCGGGCGCGCGCATCGAACACGTGCAAGAGCTAAAACGCCAGACGAAGGAATACTTTGAATCCCGTCAGCGTTTTGCCTCGGCAAACCAGAACTCTTTGCCGCCGGTCGAATGGGACTTTGCCCACGAAGGCCTGGAAATCGTACTGTAA
- a CDS encoding transglycosylase domain-containing protein codes for MAFTILLTLVIICGLGIGAYSYFALEKELTAKLESKKFIVPTEFYAAPPTFQTHSQIQISDIEKQLLRQNYRRREFDQRLLSGDYFIATREQCAARLQVGLDENQDACIGWVTQDTRTQDVDSSIQVLVVQKDRLISRIFKGAPFEEVQEAVSEAPLLAQYIGNEPLMQKTVTLGEVPPMCSNAVMSIEDAQFLEHGGVSFKGIFRALVKNVTSGRRAQGGSTITQQLVKNYFLTSERTLKRKYQEFIMSVLLESRFSKDQILETYLNVIYLGQNGAFQVRGYGAAARYYFGKELTDLNISECALMAAIVNSPGLYNPFKKPENAERRRNLVLTKMKGLNYISQAQFDEADRQPLPGAPRTIASETAPYYLDAVRKQLTAQGLSPDGLKIYTGLDLEAQETAQDALRGHLENLEKNNKHISNLKAKGHSLEGTVLVGNNQTGLVSVVVGGRNFRMTQFNRAIDGHRQIGSIMKPFVFLTALLNKTESGEPYTPVTLLNDEKFTYKYEGQAWSPDNYGKKYFGTVPMFYALKNSLNAATASLGLAVGLGNIIDVTHEMGVTSHLKSFPAMTLGAFEMYPKEVLQSYMTLAAMGQRPSLSFIRRALNSDNVEVFVHDPRPVPTVDPAAVASLVSMMKQTILSGTARSITMNGFFNPAAGKTGTTSDNKDAWFAGFTPYLTTVVWVGYDNNLPHKLTGSNGAVPVWTQVMKKIGTRFPADDFPWPENTEKVMLDQKTLEALNAYKEGDPTQVELVFDKEKSPDL; via the coding sequence TTGGCTTTTACAATCCTTCTGACGCTTGTAATCATCTGCGGGCTTGGCATTGGAGCTTACTCCTACTTTGCACTAGAGAAAGAGCTGACTGCCAAACTGGAGTCGAAAAAGTTCATCGTTCCGACTGAGTTTTACGCAGCTCCACCAACATTCCAGACGCACAGTCAGATTCAGATTTCAGATATCGAAAAACAGCTTCTGCGTCAGAACTATCGCCGTCGCGAGTTCGATCAACGACTGCTCTCGGGAGATTACTTTATTGCCACACGTGAACAGTGCGCGGCCCGTCTGCAGGTTGGTTTGGACGAAAACCAGGACGCCTGCATCGGGTGGGTCACTCAAGACACCCGCACCCAGGACGTGGACAGCTCGATTCAAGTTCTGGTGGTGCAGAAAGACCGTTTGATTTCCCGCATCTTCAAAGGGGCACCTTTTGAGGAGGTGCAGGAAGCCGTCAGCGAAGCTCCCCTTCTTGCTCAATATATCGGCAACGAACCCCTCATGCAGAAAACCGTCACCCTGGGTGAGGTCCCACCGATGTGTTCCAACGCCGTGATGTCCATCGAAGACGCCCAGTTCCTGGAACATGGCGGAGTCAGCTTCAAAGGCATCTTCCGTGCTCTGGTAAAAAACGTCACTTCCGGTCGCCGAGCCCAAGGGGGCAGCACCATCACTCAGCAGCTGGTGAAAAACTACTTCCTGACCAGTGAAAGAACCCTGAAACGAAAGTACCAGGAGTTCATCATGTCCGTGCTACTGGAGTCCCGCTTCAGCAAAGACCAGATTCTGGAAACTTATCTGAACGTCATCTATCTGGGACAAAACGGAGCCTTCCAGGTGCGTGGTTACGGCGCTGCTGCCCGTTACTACTTTGGCAAAGAGCTGACCGATCTGAACATCAGCGAATGCGCGCTGATGGCGGCGATTGTGAACAGCCCGGGCCTTTACAATCCATTTAAGAAACCTGAAAATGCCGAGCGCCGACGCAACTTGGTACTCACCAAAATGAAGGGCCTGAACTATATTTCTCAAGCCCAATTCGACGAAGCCGACCGCCAGCCCCTTCCTGGAGCCCCACGCACCATCGCCTCAGAAACCGCGCCCTACTATCTGGATGCCGTTCGTAAACAGCTGACAGCTCAAGGACTCAGCCCTGATGGATTAAAGATCTATACCGGCCTTGATCTGGAAGCTCAGGAAACCGCACAGGATGCCTTGCGCGGCCATTTGGAAAATCTGGAAAAAAACAACAAACACATTTCAAACCTCAAAGCCAAAGGTCATTCTTTGGAGGGCACCGTTCTTGTCGGCAACAATCAGACGGGGCTTGTCAGCGTGGTGGTTGGGGGTCGTAACTTCCGGATGACACAGTTCAATCGCGCTATTGACGGACACCGCCAGATCGGCTCGATCATGAAGCCCTTCGTGTTCCTGACTGCCCTGCTGAACAAAACTGAATCGGGTGAACCCTACACTCCGGTGACTTTGTTGAATGATGAAAAGTTCACTTATAAATACGAGGGCCAAGCCTGGTCCCCGGACAACTATGGCAAAAAATACTTTGGCACCGTGCCGATGTTTTATGCGCTGAAAAATTCACTGAATGCCGCCACCGCCTCTTTGGGGCTTGCGGTGGGCCTGGGGAACATCATTGATGTGACCCACGAAATGGGTGTGACCTCGCATCTTAAATCCTTCCCGGCAATGACTTTGGGCGCATTTGAAATGTATCCAAAAGAAGTTTTGCAAAGCTATATGACTCTGGCAGCGATGGGACAAAGACCATCTCTGTCGTTTATCAGACGCGCACTGAATTCAGACAATGTCGAAGTCTTCGTGCACGATCCCCGTCCAGTACCGACTGTGGATCCTGCGGCGGTGGCAAGTCTGGTCAGCATGATGAAACAAACCATTTTATCAGGAACTGCCCGCTCGATCACTATGAATGGCTTCTTCAACCCGGCAGCAGGAAAAACCGGCACCACCAGCGACAACAAAGACGCATGGTTCGCGGGTTTCACGCCGTATCTGACCACGGTTGTGTGGGTGGGTTACGACAACAATCTGCCGCACAAACTGACGGGTTCCAATGGTGCTGTACCGGTATGGACTCAAGTAATGAAAAAGATTGGCACCCGATTCCCCGCCGACGATTTCCCTTGGCCGGAGAACACCGAAAAAGTGATGCTGGATCAGAAGACTCTCGAGGCCTTGAACGCTTACAAAGAGGGTGATCCAACTCAAGTGGAACTCGTATTTGACAAGGAAAAATCCCCCGACCTTTGA
- a CDS encoding 2Fe-2S iron-sulfur cluster binding domain-containing protein yields the protein MKIKYILKGQEYEVEAESGRTLLDVALIARLNPPYSCMEGNCGTCEALIEEGLTSENKEVSRVVRTCQAVPSSEFVIVNYDKSPTQ from the coding sequence ATGAAGATCAAATACATCCTCAAGGGTCAGGAATATGAAGTCGAAGCCGAGTCTGGACGCACGCTTTTGGATGTGGCTTTGATTGCCCGATTGAACCCGCCTTACTCGTGTATGGAGGGGAATTGCGGAACCTGCGAAGCTTTGATCGAAGAGGGCCTTACTTCGGAAAATAAAGAGGTAAGTCGAGTTGTTCGTACCTGTCAGGCTGTACCATCGTCTGAATTTGTGATTGTGAATTACGACAAAAGCCCGACCCAATAA
- a CDS encoding TolB protein, with product MVLHILYVLAAIFIFTGCSLDANLEDLTSRNQLFIVLDESNKAINSSNIRSYAIKGSCQHVGEPVQITLEGRGTYEGICDASKTFEVVLDLDGLSEGEIQMTVSQNETELKRTSLDTKTVLVDLTPPTVTVNAPDNADNYPASSLRANYPITGACSDALNLVKVVTSLPSEHFLVCSALHQWELRMDLSAQTASSIDFYIQHFDTAGNISETKSVTIRYPQWQKISPDVTSTGYPAVRQIAQYGDSGRVLLSSPLRNDDMVDLGLVNFDGTGLTRINPMSGQWGLDQTSAITPVPKHSRALYVRFTIGRVQLKELHSVKIDGSGDRVLMGPTSVNPTGGVTTYALTPDQNTVIAIGDVGPTDNEFNLYAINVLTGAQTKLNGAMVAGGDVREFRISPDGSTVVFRMDKDIDEAINLYAVNVNGTNLRRLGPAMATNEAVQSDYIISADSKWVVYRENKTFNNVGMALGAVSLVTGEVIDVSATSFNGVSAMAEISPNSRYVAYRIDRGMATCLEMWVYDLQARTDNRVTVPCTATTMDVGSFVWSPDSSKIAFTQAISSYRFDLHIANPDGTGLLRLSTTTVVRNGGHQGIEKNTINFTGNGQKIIWQADVSGISPPAVGEMKYDLLAINADGSGTPVLLTPQAQASVVRNYPVLEVSPSGDRVAYIADLEVDGKYEMYISAVDGSSNRRLSPVISNLDGDVLTGNLQYFFDWDRSTVMMLADDNIEAVNGLYRASLNLAVSSSVKINMPLIRSGDYFFVPPPASGTKVAFRGNPEVDAEMHLYASDPNGSNLVRVTKAYPAGGGKLTTFAFTDDGTKIIYLADQDTSGLQELYVGNSNGAAPVKVSVPITNPNGAITAFKFNEATQKLYYIGDITVDTIPEIHRVNLDGTGAVKITPDFAHPVIYTDWDVAPDGSYIVVRWDYDIDAKWEIGKVAVDGSGTVTRINSVIAAGYDLASFVISPDSQWVCYWGITSVSGVYDVKVASAANPAGVNYMAAQGVDPTRMGSGCRFSEDSEYAVIPGDFVTNGRTSLKTFRLSDQVQFDINPGLPATSHTSLYQTLTEGANKRLITLSESSPDIYELYSMNLDGSDIRKISQNPIAGGQVNANNGTSVKFLNDANKTIVYTGLIETVGKWDLFAVKWDGTESRKLVTLNSFADIYDTFVSELADRVFFRADNDKDGVLSLYSVKGDGTGLKNHMPGLQGNTGVWNSVMATSNRVLFSSDAYNSQVLEVFVDSF from the coding sequence ATGGTATTGCATATCCTGTACGTCCTTGCGGCGATATTCATTTTCACGGGTTGTTCCCTTGATGCTAATCTTGAGGATCTGACCAGCCGTAATCAGTTGTTCATCGTTTTGGATGAAAGCAACAAGGCCATTAATTCCTCCAATATTCGTTCTTACGCTATCAAGGGTTCGTGTCAGCATGTGGGTGAACCTGTGCAGATCACGCTGGAAGGGCGTGGCACTTATGAAGGCATTTGTGATGCCTCTAAAACTTTTGAGGTTGTGCTGGATCTGGACGGACTGAGCGAGGGCGAGATCCAAATGACGGTTTCACAAAATGAAACTGAATTGAAAAGAACCTCTCTTGATACAAAAACAGTTCTTGTGGATCTGACTCCGCCGACAGTGACAGTAAACGCACCGGACAATGCTGACAACTATCCGGCGTCTTCACTGCGTGCGAACTATCCGATCACCGGGGCCTGTTCGGATGCTCTGAATCTGGTGAAGGTTGTGACGTCCCTGCCATCGGAACATTTCCTGGTGTGCTCGGCTTTGCATCAGTGGGAGCTGCGCATGGATCTTTCCGCCCAGACGGCAAGTTCCATTGATTTCTACATTCAGCATTTCGATACGGCAGGAAATATCTCTGAAACCAAATCTGTGACGATTCGTTATCCGCAGTGGCAGAAGATCAGTCCGGATGTGACTTCTACCGGTTATCCGGCGGTTCGTCAGATCGCGCAATACGGGGATTCCGGTCGGGTGCTGTTGTCGTCACCTTTGCGCAACGATGACATGGTGGATTTGGGTCTTGTGAACTTTGATGGCACAGGTTTGACACGAATCAATCCGATGTCCGGGCAGTGGGGCTTGGATCAGACCTCCGCGATCACGCCTGTTCCCAAGCACAGCCGTGCTCTTTATGTGCGATTCACAATTGGACGTGTGCAATTGAAAGAGCTGCATTCTGTGAAAATCGACGGCAGCGGTGATCGTGTGTTGATGGGTCCAACTTCGGTCAATCCCACCGGGGGTGTTACTACTTATGCTCTGACGCCGGATCAGAACACGGTCATTGCCATCGGAGACGTGGGGCCGACAGACAATGAATTTAATTTGTATGCAATCAATGTTTTAACTGGGGCGCAGACGAAACTGAATGGCGCGATGGTGGCTGGCGGAGACGTGCGCGAATTTAGAATATCGCCGGATGGATCGACAGTTGTGTTCCGCATGGACAAGGACATTGATGAAGCGATCAACTTGTATGCTGTGAATGTGAATGGCACGAACCTGCGTCGTCTGGGGCCTGCAATGGCAACCAACGAGGCGGTGCAGTCAGACTATATCATCAGCGCGGACAGCAAATGGGTCGTCTATCGCGAAAACAAAACTTTCAATAATGTTGGTATGGCTCTTGGTGCGGTATCGTTGGTGACTGGTGAAGTGATTGACGTTTCGGCGACGTCATTTAATGGAGTGTCGGCGATGGCTGAAATCAGTCCGAACTCCCGCTATGTGGCCTACCGAATTGATCGTGGGATGGCGACATGCCTGGAGATGTGGGTCTATGACCTGCAGGCTCGAACAGACAACCGGGTGACTGTGCCTTGTACCGCTACCACAATGGATGTCGGATCCTTTGTCTGGTCGCCGGATTCCTCCAAAATCGCTTTCACCCAAGCCATCAGTTCTTATCGCTTTGATCTGCATATTGCCAACCCGGATGGAACTGGATTGCTACGCCTATCAACGACAACGGTCGTGCGAAATGGGGGACACCAGGGGATTGAGAAAAATACGATCAACTTCACCGGCAACGGGCAAAAAATTATCTGGCAGGCCGACGTAAGTGGGATCTCGCCGCCGGCGGTGGGAGAGATGAAATATGATTTGCTTGCCATAAATGCCGATGGCAGCGGAACGCCGGTTTTATTGACCCCACAGGCGCAAGCCTCAGTGGTGCGAAACTATCCGGTGCTGGAAGTCAGTCCTTCTGGGGACCGTGTCGCCTATATCGCTGATCTGGAAGTTGATGGAAAATACGAAATGTATATTTCAGCCGTGGACGGCAGTTCCAATCGCAGGTTGAGCCCGGTGATCAGCAATCTTGATGGTGATGTGCTGACGGGCAACCTGCAGTACTTCTTCGATTGGGATCGCAGCACAGTGATGATGCTCGCTGACGACAATATTGAAGCCGTTAACGGTCTGTACCGGGCGAGCTTGAATCTTGCGGTCAGTTCCTCCGTGAAAATCAATATGCCGCTGATTCGCTCCGGGGATTATTTCTTTGTGCCTCCACCTGCTAGCGGAACCAAAGTTGCTTTCCGGGGAAATCCTGAGGTGGATGCAGAAATGCACCTTTATGCCTCAGACCCGAATGGCAGCAACTTGGTGCGTGTGACTAAGGCCTATCCTGCAGGGGGCGGTAAACTGACGACCTTTGCATTTACAGATGATGGAACCAAGATTATCTATTTGGCAGATCAGGACACTTCTGGTTTGCAGGAACTATATGTGGGTAACAGCAATGGAGCGGCACCTGTTAAAGTGAGCGTTCCGATCACCAATCCGAACGGTGCGATTACGGCCTTTAAGTTCAATGAAGCGACTCAGAAGCTTTATTATATTGGTGACATCACCGTGGACACGATTCCTGAAATACACCGGGTGAATCTGGATGGAACAGGTGCGGTGAAAATCACGCCGGACTTTGCTCATCCAGTGATTTATACGGACTGGGATGTGGCGCCTGATGGCAGTTACATCGTGGTTCGCTGGGACTATGACATTGATGCAAAGTGGGAAATCGGCAAAGTGGCCGTGGATGGAAGCGGCACCGTGACTCGCATTAACAGCGTGATTGCTGCTGGTTACGATCTGGCAAGTTTTGTGATTTCCCCGGATTCGCAGTGGGTGTGTTACTGGGGTATCACTTCTGTTAGTGGTGTTTACGATGTGAAAGTCGCATCAGCTGCCAATCCCGCCGGGGTGAACTATATGGCTGCACAAGGGGTGGACCCCACTCGCATGGGTTCTGGTTGCAGATTCTCTGAGGATTCCGAGTACGCTGTCATCCCGGGGGACTTTGTGACCAACGGACGCACATCACTTAAAACTTTCCGCCTTTCTGATCAGGTTCAGTTCGATATCAACCCAGGTCTTCCGGCGACTTCGCACACGTCTTTGTATCAGACGCTGACGGAAGGGGCGAACAAACGCCTGATCACACTGAGTGAGTCCTCGCCGGACATCTATGAGCTGTACAGTATGAACCTGGATGGCTCGGATATTCGAAAAATCAGTCAGAATCCGATTGCCGGTGGTCAGGTGAATGCCAACAACGGGACATCCGTGAAGTTCCTGAATGATGCCAACAAAACCATTGTGTACACCGGTTTGATCGAAACCGTGGGCAAATGGGATCTCTTTGCGGTGAAGTGGGACGGGACGGAAAGTCGCAAGCTTGTCACACTGAACTCCTTTGCGGATATCTATGACACCTTTGTGTCAGAGTTGGCGGATCGTGTGTTCTTCCGGGCGGATAATGACAAGGACGGTGTCTTAAGCCTTTATTCAGTCAAAGGTGATGGCACGGGTCTGAAGAATCACATGCCGGGTCTGCAGGGGAATACCGGGGTCTGGAACAGTGTGATGGCGACCTCCAACCGGGTTCTGTTCTCCAGTGATGCCTACAACTCCCAAGTGCTGGAAGTCTTTGTGGATTCATTCTAA
- a CDS encoding co-chaperone GroES, with translation MPTAHLVRESAPVKKLDLSGFVTPLDDRLMVQVSGAEKMTAGGLYIPDSVADTSGNLQGFVVAVGRGHMNKKGHVRPMDVQVGDKVVFSEYAGSKIKIQNEDLIILREADVMGVVSK, from the coding sequence ATGCCTACGGCTCACTTGGTGCGTGAATCTGCCCCTGTTAAAAAACTGGATTTGAGTGGCTTTGTCACTCCATTGGATGACCGTCTGATGGTTCAGGTTTCTGGTGCCGAGAAAATGACCGCGGGTGGTTTGTATATTCCTGATTCTGTGGCTGATACTTCCGGGAACCTGCAAGGTTTCGTGGTGGCTGTTGGACGCGGGCACATGAACAAAAAAGGTCATGTGCGTCCGATGGATGTGCAGGTCGGGGACAAAGTGGTGTTCTCTGAATACGCCGGTTCTAAAATCAAAATTCAAAATGAAGACCTCATTATTCTGCGTGAAGCGGATGTGATGGGCGTGGTTTCCAAGTAA
- a CDS encoding DUF6279 family lipoprotein, whose amino-acid sequence MNRFLCVVLCAGAFILTGCNHFGFAFKWADTYIASKVDDYFDISSSQSRHLKDGVQKDLGEIKSAVLPQWIARLKGLQQEVQKGALNASRTSFYFDLFLKDVEQINARFADTAGRFIASTQPRQLTAFAREFAKKTQDDLNKFHQTSKYRKEMRNKYTDHFEMFLGSLTAQQKKMIEAHLDSSPFPGELKARNKAHILSLYLQQMTTPEAKREFLKTYYDNPAAMDLPEYQTAFNEYKQQLQKLIIEVLGCMDLKQKKNLIENLNEKTAQLEKIAKAG is encoded by the coding sequence ATGAATAGATTTCTTTGTGTTGTTCTGTGTGCCGGAGCTTTTATTCTGACAGGTTGCAATCACTTTGGATTTGCATTCAAGTGGGCCGACACCTATATCGCCTCAAAGGTGGATGACTATTTTGATATCTCAAGCTCGCAAAGCCGGCACCTGAAAGACGGCGTGCAAAAGGATCTGGGGGAAATCAAAAGCGCTGTTCTGCCTCAGTGGATCGCGCGCTTGAAAGGGCTGCAACAAGAGGTGCAAAAAGGCGCCCTCAACGCCTCCCGCACCAGTTTCTATTTCGATCTGTTCCTGAAAGACGTTGAGCAAATCAACGCGCGCTTCGCTGATACGGCCGGAAGGTTTATTGCCTCAACCCAGCCCCGGCAGCTCACCGCCTTCGCCCGGGAATTTGCAAAGAAAACCCAGGACGATCTGAACAAGTTTCATCAGACCTCCAAGTACCGCAAGGAAATGCGCAACAAGTACACCGACCACTTTGAAATGTTTCTGGGCTCGCTGACGGCACAGCAGAAAAAGATGATCGAAGCCCACCTGGATTCATCACCCTTTCCCGGCGAACTGAAGGCGCGTAACAAAGCCCACATCCTGTCCCTCTACCTGCAGCAAATGACCACCCCCGAAGCAAAGAGAGAGTTTTTAAAAACCTATTACGACAACCCCGCCGCCATGGATCTGCCCGAATATCAAACGGCCTTCAACGAATACAAACAACAACTGCAGAAGCTTATTATCGAGGTCTTGGGCTGTATGGATTTAAAGCAGAAAAAGAATCTGATTGAAAATCTGAATGAAAAAACAGCACAGCTGGAAAAAATAGCAAAGGCGGGTTAA
- a CDS encoding flagellin N-terminal helical domain-containing protein, whose product MGMRVTTNIAALNAQRNLAGSQRIVNDSMAKLASGSRINKAADDAAGLAISEGLKAQIRSAAQAQRNANDGISMIQTAEGGLNEVGNIIVRLRELAIQSASDTVGETERGMLNKEVTQLTSEMQRIAKSTTWGTTKLLDGSAPKFDFQVGIGNDDFADRISFNAGEHAATLDALGLEGLDFSSKEGAQTALKRLDDAQTNVSGTRAYLGALQNRLTSTVDNLGVTQENLSAANSRIRDTDVATASSEMVRNNILLQAGTSILSQANQANQLALKLIG is encoded by the coding sequence ATGGGAATGAGAGTAACAACCAATATTGCAGCCCTGAACGCCCAAAGAAATCTGGCGGGTTCGCAAAGAATCGTAAATGATTCTATGGCCAAACTCGCTTCGGGCAGTCGAATCAATAAAGCAGCAGATGATGCTGCGGGCTTGGCGATCTCGGAAGGATTGAAAGCACAGATTCGCTCTGCTGCCCAGGCTCAGCGAAATGCCAACGATGGTATTTCGATGATCCAGACGGCCGAGGGTGGTCTGAATGAAGTCGGCAACATCATTGTGCGTCTGCGTGAACTGGCGATCCAGTCGGCCTCTGACACTGTCGGGGAAACCGAGCGCGGGATGCTCAACAAAGAAGTGACTCAGCTGACCAGCGAAATGCAGCGTATTGCCAAGTCCACGACCTGGGGTACGACGAAATTGCTGGATGGTTCGGCGCCGAAGTTTGACTTCCAGGTGGGTATCGGCAACGACGATTTCGCGGATCGCATCAGCTTTAATGCGGGCGAACACGCGGCGACGCTGGATGCTCTGGGTCTGGAAGGACTGGATTTCTCTTCGAAAGAAGGGGCTCAGACAGCACTGAAACGACTGGACGATGCGCAGACGAATGTCAGCGGCACCCGGGCTTATCTGGGGGCTTTGCAGAATCGACTGACATCGACAGTGGACAACCTGGGTGTGACTCAGGAAAACCTGTCTGCTGCCAACAGCCGTATTCGTGATACTGATGTCGCAACGGCATCCAGTGAAATGGTCAGAAATAATATTTTACTGCAGGCAGGAACTTCGATTCTGTCTCAGGCAAATCAAGCAAACCAGTTGGCGTTAAAGCTGATCGGTTAG